DNA sequence from the Macrobrachium nipponense isolate FS-2020 chromosome 3, ASM1510439v2, whole genome shotgun sequence genome:
tggcctccactaagtagttattctAAGGTCCtggaagacttcaatgctgccccaAAGTAAGTAGGTATCgggtcctggagacttcaatgctgccctccAATAAGTGTTATCTGGgtactggagacttcaatgctgcctccactaagtagttatctgggtcctggagacttcaatgctgcctccacctaAGTAAGTTATTCTGTGTCCTGGAGACGTCAATGCTGCTCCACTTAGTAGGTTCATCTGGGTCCTGGAGGACTTCAATGCTTGCCTTCCACCTAAGTAGTTAATCTgggtcctggagacttcaatagcTGCATCccccactaagtagttatctgggtTTCCTggaggacttcaatgctgcctcactAAGTAGTATTCTAAGTCTGGATAATCAATTGCGGACTCAAGTAAGTAGGTATTCCTGGGTACTGGAAGCCTCAATGCTTACCTCCACTaaggtagttatctgtgtcctggagacttcaattctGCCTTCCAACTAAGTAGTTAATCTGGGTCCTGGAGACCTCCAATGACTGCTtcattaagtagttatctgggtcctggagacttcaatggtgcctccactaagtagttatctgggtcctggagacttcaatgctgcttctagtgagtagttatctgtgacctggagacttcaatgctgcctccactaagtagttatctgtgacctggagactaaAATGCTGCCTGCACTAAGTAGTTACCTGGGTTCTGGAGACTACAATGCTGCCtgcactaagtagttatctgtgacctggagacttcaatgctgcctcaagtaagtagttatctgggtcctggagacttcaatgctgcctccactaagtagttatctgggtcctggagactccaatgcttctctccagtaagtagttatctgggtcctggagacttcaatgctgcctccactaagtagttatctgtgtcctggagacttcaatgctgcctccactaagcagttatctgtgacctggagtcttcaatgcttctctccagtaagtagttatccatattctggGAGACTCCAATGCcttctctagtaagtagttatctgtgtcctggagacttcaatgccatctctagtaagtagttatctgtgtcctggagacttcaatgctgtctccagcaAGTAGTTATCGGTGTCCCTGAGACttcaatgcaggtgaccctagcgcctaccctgcagtagtcaccgtgggtcccacgtgcaatgcctgaagctacgtcaggtgacattctttgaacatttcaaaactggagtgggctacggcgccctagtgggcggagcttagagcccggacgaccTGTCACCGTACGtccacgattttacgtatgttttacattacatttatggtttactgacgtaagctgttgccaactaccaatttccgctcatgcgtgggtgtgcgtgcgttgatacaagaatgtgtgaccttagcattaggcGAGGTTGAGTTGACGTCATGCTCTCGACCTGGCAGAAGCTTATTTTTGGTCAGGGCTGACAAGAACTCctatactctttggaccttgagttgaacaatattaacaaaatagtaaatgaaagaacaaagcttttcacaataaaacttagcacaaatgattaacaaaatcattcgtcattgcggtgatacacagctaacttgatgtagagggaggtagcgtttatattttttaggaataatgaatgaatgattttaagttatcgtggttcgtggttgaggagagaagaagagagtaaaatctttactataatacgtaccaattaacataaaaaatcatatttcacaataaatttaacaatgataaaacatgagaacaacaatgtaaaaaaaaacaacgcttgctcgagtcagtgttcagtgcgctgagagagagagagaaaaattattttatttctctttccttttcttgcattcttgacttattacttatttgtttgtaaaatcctcgtgttagttttaaaagtctgccgtttgccaacagtaagttgatgtatcatggcattattaatctatttcgtgcacttaagaaccaagtgtaaacacgctgattactctctctctctctgacacaataggacatacaaacacactatcgattcatttaattatctttgtacctaatgtgaataaaatgtattttgttatcaacctttgcatactgcaatcaattcggtttgctcaaaagggttcctgtctcttctccatcccccagccggcaggcgccatttttaccaaacagttcgtaaatcatacacagaaataataaaattgagaaaattttacttcatataacgtactgtttcattacttgacactcttgatttaacttttgaacttattaattatttcttatggggatatttgtttcttttttcgaATAAATCATACTTTGAACAGCCTTCtagaacggattaagttcgaaatacgaggtactactgtaccttAGGTAAGATAGCGTAAGTTATTCTATATTATTCACCAAGGGTTAGACTAGGTAAGGCTTGGATATGCTACATCAGGCTACCAAAGTCTCCTGTTGTTAGGCCAAGTAAATTTTGGGTTAAATTAGTCACCCTTTTTTTGAGTTAGGGAAGTTAAAGCGAGTTAAGCACCTAGGAGTAGCAAGGATAGGTTAGACTGTGTTAGTCACCTGGGGATAGATTAGATGAGGCTAGGTTAGGCTAAGTTAATATGGGATGAACATAATTCATAGGATGTATTAACACTTGAAGTAAGGCTATGTAAAATAAGGCCATATTACTAACACCTTATGTTAGGCTATGCAAGTCCAAGGATGTGTTAGTAACCCCCAGTTAGGCTAGTCAAGGTTAGACTGTAAGGCTATCAAAATGCTTTTTTTCCTACATTTCATAGTGTAATTAACACATGGACTACTGAGGGTTAATTGCTATGAATTTTGGACCAATAATTAACCATACTTAAAGTCATAAATTCTCATAGTTAATAACATTAATACGGGACCAATTTAATAACCACACTTATTCAAGACCTATATTAATCTAGTTAAATTTAATTAGACCAATTCACTAATTACCCTTACTTAAAGGCTAAATTAATCAAgttaataacattaatattggGCCAACTTAATAACCACACTTATTTAAGGCCTAAACTAATTtagctagactatggcagttgcggtttttctatgcagttttacccctgaacaagaattttaagtaatatttattcggacgactataATTAGGGACCAGGGGCTCgcactaaacacggcaaaatacatttgacgccccaattcctggtggctttcgtattcgcggggacgaatgATGTGGAATGCTTATATAAAAATACCAATGACATTAATTTTGGACCAATTTAATAACTATACTTAAGGCCTCAATTCATTTAGTTAACATTAATTTTGGATCAGTTTAATAACCACACTTATTTAAGGCCTAGATTAATTTagttaataacattattattggaCCAATATAATTACCACACTAATTTAAGGCCTAAATCAATTTAGTTAATAACACTAATTTTGGACCAATCTAATAACCATACTTATTTAAGGCCTAAATTCATTTAGTTAATAACATTGATTTTGGACCAGTTTAATAACCACACTTTCTGAGGGCCTAAATTAATTTAGTTAATAACATTAATTTTGTACCAATTGAATAACCACTTCTATTTAAGACCTAAATTCATCTGGTTAATTAACATTAATAGTGGATCAATTTAATAACCAAACATAGTTAAGTGCTAAATTCAAGGTTAAGTGGACCAATAAATAACCTAACTGATATTTAAGGCCTAAATTAATTTAACTTTTCACATTACCTTTAGTTGATAACTTTAATATTGAATAAATCAATAACCACAAGGTCTAAATGTATTCAGTTAACAACATTAGCtttagtcaaggcctaaattcaTTTAGTTAATAACATTAATTTCGGTTGATAACATGAATATTGGaccaataactaaaaaaaacgTGAGGGCCACATTCAATTATTTAATAAGATTCGTTTTACCCCATAATTGATAACTCTAGTTAAGAGCAGTCATATTGGGCCGATAATTTACCCACTTAAGTAAGGCCCAAATTCAGTCAGTTAATAACATTCACTTTACTTTCATGATTCCACATCAAATTATAACAATTTAACATAATTAACCTCTACTCACCTTAAAATTACATTTCACCAACACTTCATAATGTAATTAAACTTACTGTTAATTAGTTAACttgcaaatatattaaaaaagtcGATTATTTTCTATAGAAACTTGTCTCAAAGTTTTTGTTGGTCCGCCATCTTCCATGAACTCTCGAGTTTGGTTAGTTATAGACAATTGCCTGTAATGCCATCTGTTGAGTGAGTTTTTAAATTCAGAAAATTTACTCAATTTTACCATTTGtaaaatttgtcattattattattattattaacaacaacaacaacaacaacaacaacaacaacaacaacaacaacaacaataataataataataataaataataataataatcataataataataataataataataataataatatataatagattattagaaaatccctgaaaaggaacctggaataaCTAATGCCGAAGTGATGGACTTATAAaacggcaggatgcaacccatatatatatattatatatatatatatatatatatatatatatatatatatatattatatatatatatatatataacagtctgTCAATTTACTGATTACTTTAGTTTTCGTGACTGTTAACGCTgctttttactgattttgtatcTTTCTTTCAGTTTTAGCGAGATGTTAATTTTTTATACACACTAAGGTTCTTTTTTTTCGAATTCCCATGATGCTTTTTTCCTAAGCGTAATTGTATTTTCAGAAGCAGTGTTGGTCCCTTCTGAAGAACCCCTATTTTAGTTGTTGGAAGGCACTacccctacatatatatatatatatatatatatatatatatatatatatatatatatatatatatatatagatattatatatatatatgattcacatCGATAACGAACTTTATTAGGTCAGTCTATATACCGTCTTGGCTTGTTACCCGGGAGACTTAAGTTGCGGTCCGATGTGGgtaaagaattcatatatatatatttattcccacATACTCGGGCTTCACACACATTCAGTTGTCCTTCCGTTGGATCTTGATAAAAATGGACATCAACAATAGGTGGGGGAGGGAGTAGGGGGAATGGCTTCCTACAACTAAAATAGGGGTACCAGTGTTTCAGAAGGGACCAACTACTTCTGAAAATACAATTACGCTTAGGAAAAAAGCATcatggaaatttgaaaaaaagaacctggtgtgtataaaaaattaagatttttcttAAACTGCAAAATGCAGCGTTAACAGTCACGAAAACTAAAGTAATCAGTAAATTGACAGACTGGTTTCCgcagaagtgaaaaaaaagaagaaaaaccgaATTACCCGTAGCTGTATTCCACCCTGACATTATTCCAGTAACGAATTTTTGCGTAATCAGTACCATATATTTCACGGGACTCGGAGTTTATATATGATCGAGCAATGTTACAATTTTTACGTTTTATAAAACTTggctcattaaaaaaatatggagGTCTCGTAAAATAGCACCAGTTATGATAGTCATGCAATAATAGTGCGATTAGTTCCCATAATCTTGTGAGCCAAACGCAATTACGGTTAAGAGACTCCAGAGTAATCCTGAGGCAGGGAACATACATTGATTTATCCAGACACCGATTATTGTCTTTAATAACAATTTTGCTTACCATTCGCTTCAATTAAATTGTCAACGTACTCTTAATTGCTTAAGTTTCCCATTACTATAATTCCGTTTTCTTCATTCCCATTCAAATATACAGAGAGAATTATATTCCAAGACTAAAATAAAACCACCTTTTTACTTGCCACGCTTTTTAACGTCCTGCCTAAAGAGCTAACGCGTTAGGTTCGTGATACATTTATCTCTGTATTCACAAATATAAAGATAACGTTTTAATCTGAAAGTAACTACCAGGTAGTAATATCGATCTACAGAGATAGTAATAGATATGCGTTACCTCCTTTACGTCAGTCATACCTTAAACGAAGTGGATATTTTGCCGTGTCAAGGCAGGCTACGTAGTATCTGACTATTTAACCGACGTTTCCGGTGCACTTGCACAGTCGATTATCTATTGTCGAGGATGACGTAATCACGAATGTATCCGAAGTGTTTCACATCATTTAAAGccagtgtaaggacaacgctttatctgcaaatcccttgtacatattcctacaatcgcgttgttcttacttccatccgagaGAGCGTTCAgtgggctttccgccaatgtatatatcatgtaacattgtattttgtatacttttatattcataattatatacctCCTAAGAAACACACGTCGGCTGTCGCCGACCCATTTTTTACTCTCTCACGGGTCGGacaccacatttccgcccgcacgttgtatatatgaatttccctTACCGATTATAAAGATACGGGCtgctgtaatgggaaaaatattactttaattattagtgatttatttaggaattgattcatcatcctcctctaatatctttacactgctgatttaaaagtgattggaactgtgaaatgtttttgttgtggcCACGAGTGTGCCAGTgtggccagtcccttgttttgtttatctttcactttgagtgtgggaacgctgccctgaatctttcgtctgcaattTGGTAACACTAGTCATTAGCAACACATGTAATAATCAGGAATGCTCTCGAAGGTGTGAGGACGTCATCCGGTCCACCCTTCATTCTGGCTATTTTACCaagttattaatacaaatgattatctgtcccttgcaaggtaagcttttaaagttgtaatattaccattagttcattgGTAGGAACAGATCACAATCATgtaagaacagtagcagacgagaattcaagtgcagagttgccggCCCAGTCAGACATGTTGTAATGCCTTAAcgtggaaaattttcattgtcgtgaaggATACTTCGCGTTCATaagttgtcatgaaattttgctgtgttagtttgatttgtaacttagcgtttgatAGGGTTGTAAAACGTTAAAGTAGTCATAAGAGTTTTGTTTGTATACaatttttgcaaataccagtgccaaaggatACCACAAAagggaaatttccactgccgagcATGAtctagactaggctatacagtaatttaagaatgaccaccctagactaatcctgtttgaatgaggaattatgactatttttgataaatatagttaagctatatgtatataaattcatggaaaacttaattacatagaaCCTAGCCTGTACCCtccttaaactaacctaactttgtggcctattgtaacctagtcaaaaatcagccatgtttgatacttatcctattatgagaaaagcaattcccataatctgtagttgatatatttttttgaagtctctcaatataaagagttatttttgttgttgtagttttaaactacacacttgtattgttttctggaagtcaaaaattaaataaaatgaatatttccagggatctaatCAAGGaatctagtccagagatctagtccaggtgatctagtccagaaatctagtccaggagttctgaggactaggtaaattaatcacgtccaggagactaggcctgggagaaatttggcatgatgtaatgagtaataaagaaacaagctgaatacgaggaattttcttcaatacccctaaaatggaaatcagcacttcaactgcctcccagtgggaagacatcacctggcctcatcagtagtaagacccatacacacaaggaatatcatgtaatagcaggtaggaaaggcctaccctattttccaggcagcgtaaacgttagtcttcatacccacagtgtcaactatgacacagtaccattctccgacctgtctctccaggcaagaagactgacaaaagtgtatatgtacagtagtattcttcttctcgtatcttaatgtcatggtgagggaaaaacCGCCAGCGAcactgctcttgagcaagagcccgtgctggcataaagccagcttaatcttaaacaacaacattataaagtatacgggctgctctacgagcaagagcccgtgctggcacaaggccagcttaatctcaaacatcatcataaagtcagtacacttctacctgcctctttgttcacaccctCACACCGGTGACATTGTCATTTTGACTCGTAAGTACTATATACTGTAGTGTAAACGGTCCCCCTTTATTTCCTTTGTCTTTATGCAATCTCTGGTTCTGTAAGCAGACAAACTGGTTTTCATGATTCAACAAATATTTGATTAACCTGTTTGCTGACCTTGACTTTACGGAATGCAGTGAATTGGGACCCCTAGTAAATTGTAGGATTAcccaaatttcaaatattcaagACAAATTTGTAAGGAAAGAGTACCATAATGAGTGGTGGTAAAGTCGAATACAGCCTGGTTTGTCGTCCTTCACATGAACGCAGAAGCCATATATAGtacggtagaaaattatgttagcTTTACAGATCCATAAAGCTAACAATCTTCTACCGTGCCGCTCAAAACAAAACCAGAGAgatgcccaacaataaaataaaaatcccacacctggagaGGATTAAGACTACATAGACTCATGCAAACTATAAATACCGCTTTTCTGTAACTTCTCATGCatcacctgcctgaagagagagagacagttgttcACTGAAATAAAGCATTAACTTTTTACAATGTGGCATTTCTATGGgctcctgtgagagagagagagagagagagagagagagagagattcatggtcATTAAAAGAGGTGTCGCAGCGTCTAGGTTATCGCCTCGTGTGGAAACTGAATTGAACTCGTATCTACACCAATAGTgacgtcacctctctctctctctctctcctctctctctctctctctctctctcttctcgtaagCCAGCAAAACCTCAACCTGTTTACCCTTCCCCTTTGCAACCAAATCGACAATTTTTCATACAAATGAGAGTATTAATGGAAAACTGAACGTACCGTGAAATTTGATGAGGCTATCTACCTTTAAGGACTGTCTGTCTGATTAATATCCACTGCTAAGGAAGATAATTAAAGGTTCAATGAAAAGAATTTGTAAACCATATAGGCACAGAGGTCTGGGCTAGTCTGTGGACGATACACGCAGAGGGAAGGGTAAGGATTAATGGAATATGAACAACCTATGTAAGGAAAGTTCAATTGTACAGCAAACAGCGTGCCaaaaccgtgagagagagagagagagtgaggggggcggggggtgttgAAGAGTGAATCTCATGTAAAACATGACAGTGCGGTTAAGTTACTTTCATTTCGTTGAGACTCAAATTTGCCTTGTATAGTTTATTAAACACTGCGAAGGACTTAAGTCCCTTCTTGACAACATCGGACCCAATCGAACCCCATATGACCCAGTTAGATACAATCTAAATGTCTCTTCTCTAGGACTACTCATCTCTGAAGATGGATAGCCAATAActtaaaatttttgtataaaaaccTGGCTGAAAGCCATTTGTCTTGATATGTCAGACCGGGTcctttaaccctttaacgaccagagatcccatttgggatctttaaaacagctactttcgggtagtcgtggtgaacaagtttgagcttgtatgaaattgacgctttggcaactcatagctacactcctctgctcttcgaatcaaccaatcagaagccaccaggccctcgcacaaagactggagggccttcgacagacacctcagtcgtgcgcaagttggaaaacagtcaagacgtgtcgcagtaacctccaagttcccccccccccccccaacttcgtaatcatggtaagtacacagtgactgtgggatagtgaagcctaATGATATGcttaccttttgatgttggtttgaaGGGCTGTAGTGTTACTGACATGTCGTagtgactaaaaacaaaagtatagatcccatacgggatacttcggtcgttcttaggcggaccacgctcatcccatGAGGGATGTATCGGACCGTAACGGTTACAACGGCCAGCAGAATACGacgtcaaataattttttttagtgcttgttttagacatttgtgaataattttaacaatatttctagatataacAGTGATGCTTTATAGATGTTAGGCTCATGTGCATATAAATGATTACCTTACAAGGGATtgaatgataggtttttgttagggaaagttactttttttttcattacatgattttaaaatagttttttttatttttgcagttacaaAGCAGTATGTTTTCTGGGCAACGCAATGCTGCATTGGAGACTCAGGAACGTGTAACATGGGTAGCCCCTGACGACGCTGAATCAAGTGATATCGACATGAGCCCTTTggacattgacagtgatgatgacgaccctacgtacgttcctgacgaaggccttactCAGGACGGTGCCTTTGACCTTCCTAACTCTAGAGGTTATATGagacatccttagagagagagagagagcagagaggagagaagagacgagagagagagagagagagagaggaaggaggacagagagaggagagagagaaagagaaatgttgttacaaacattgtatttaaatgtctcgttgttataatggtatttaaatttgttgccctttaaatggtttgtaaacaatgggtattttaaaaacttatttgtttacttgcatactcactgacatacacgtgcacacacatgcacacgcacatgcatactcacttgacatacacatgcacacacacatgcatgcacacacacacatgcatgcacacacgattcatttactgtttcactaatgttactttattcttgtttcagatcgcaaggtcaatgttgtccctcaagcgatgcctatggaagaggaacctgagcctaaccctaagaggtctcatgctgatgaatggaagaaggaaaacatTGATATCCATGCCCTGCCCGACTAcattcatcagaagcctggtgccaggaattctcttggcaccagagatTTTGCTTTGCCAAGAAGGGGCCAACAGGCAGTTTTGCAAAATATTGAGACACGCCAGAATGCCACTGCCCTACACATGCCAAAGCGTGTCACCATGAGGCAGACCTGCAAgttctgttctggtgcaggccacatccacagttcccgctggatgtgtgaggattgcaaggttgccctttgccttactgaagaaagaaattgttttgctttgttccataagatttctaagtaagttg
Encoded proteins:
- the LOC135222247 gene encoding uncharacterized protein LOC135222247; protein product: MKLTLWQLIATLLCSSNQPIRSHQALAQRLEGLRQTPQSCASWKTVKTCRSNLQVPPPPPNFVIMLQSSMFSGQRNAALETQERVTWVAPDDAESSDIDMSPLDIDSDDDDPTYVPDEGLTQDGAFDLPNSRDRKVNVVPQAMPMEEEPEPNPKRSHADEWKKENIDIHALPDYIHQKPGARNSLGTRDFALPRRGQQAVLQNIETRQNATALHMPKRVTMRQTCKFCSGAGHIHSSRWMCEDCKVALCLTEERNCFALFHKISK